GGCTCCCGACCAGATTCCTTCCGACGCCGTGCCCGCCCGAGTCCGATCCGGGCTCCCAGAGAGCAGACCGGCCAGGCCGCATGCGGCGAAACCAGTCGAGAATCCCGAAAGGAGGAACAGGACCGGGAGATAGTTGCCGTCCCAGAACGGCACGAACCAGCGACCGCCGGGGACCAGCCACGTGGCCGAGAGGAGCCACCCGGTGTACAGCGACATGAGCAGCCCGAGCGGGATGCCGAGCGCCGCCAGCACGAGCCTCAGCCGACGCCCGAGGTTGAAGTGCCAGGCGGCGGCGTACGCCACGCTCAGCGGGGCGAAGACGCCGAGGATCCAGCCGCCGATGGTCATCCACGACTGGTAATTGGTGAAAAAAAGCGGGAACGCGAAGCCCCGCTCAGGCTTGCCGAGGTGGAAGCTCAGGGAGAGGCCTCCGAGCAGGATCGCCGGGACCGTCAGGTAGCCGGCCATTCGGGCGAAGCTACGGAAACTCTCGCGCCGCCCCGCCAGCAGGTCAGCGACGCCCGCGATCGTCATCGTGCCGCCGGCCAGTCCACCCAGGAA
The DNA window shown above is from Candidatus Rokuibacteriota bacterium and carries:
- the nrfD gene encoding polysulfide reductase NrfD, which encodes MEQIVLWQQKWGLSFHIPWYLFLGGLAGGTMTIAGVADLLAGRRESFRSFARMAGYLTVPAILLGGLSLSFHLGKPERGFAFPLFFTNYQSWMTIGGWILGVFAPLSVAYAAAWHFNLGRRLRLVLAALGIPLGLLMSLYTGWLLSATWLVPGGRWFVPFWDGNYLPVLFLLSGFSTGFAACGLAGLLSGSPDRTRAGTASEGIWSGAEFASQADVVTVLAEGAWVYLFLASLAVGTLGQQLAFRFVTRGDLAPWFWWGFVGPALAAPLLASVLYAIGERLLHVRIRWILYAKFLLVLVGGLLLRYVVVWGGDLKGPLVFPPSLWPVPGPGVSALPGIGG